From a single Epinephelus fuscoguttatus linkage group LG18, E.fuscoguttatus.final_Chr_v1 genomic region:
- the ess2 gene encoding splicing factor ESS-2 homolog: MEGSASVRKALSGTLVPAAVTTVALLQQPEDKEKGKLKRKVLDEEEYIESLEKIIQRDFFPDVTKLQAQKDYLEAEESGDLERMREISIRYGSSVTKSTPRSSAPYVTPASFETPVGHSGSPSSTHGSKGLDGESKDDDKEEKELPSLDRFLAKNTSEDNASFEQIMDLAEDKEKLRHAWLYEAETEYKERHEKNLALPPAEKAALECTKAGLETWEYKAKNALMYYPEGVKDDDALFKKPREVVHKNTRFAGDPFSKALNKSQIQQAAALNAQFKQGKVGPDGKELIPHESPTVNGYGFESMPSPAPGVAESPLMTWGEIESTPFRLDGSDTPYVERNHGPSFKIPEPGRRERLGLKMANEAAAKNRAKKQEALRKVTENLASLTPKGLSPALTPALQRLVNRTSSKYTDKALRASYTPSPSHRVTGCKSPFGGPSTPSGTPTPNKAKTPSSQDLTSLTDNLLQLPKRRKASDFF, translated from the exons ATGGAGGGCAGCGCCAGCGTGAGGAAAGCGCTGTCCGGGACCCTCGTACCCGCGGCGGTCACAACAGTGGCTCTGCTTCAACAACCCGAGGACAAGGAGAAGGGGAAGCTGAAGAGAAAGGTCCTCGATGAAGAGGAGTACATTGAG AGTTTGGAGAAGATCATCCAGCGGGACTTCTTCCCAGATGTGACCAAACTGCAGGCGCAGAAGGACTATCTTGAAGCAGAGGAAAGTGGTGACctagagagaatgagagagataTCCATAAGATATGGATCATCTGTGACTAAATCTACACCACGGTCTTCTGCACCTT ATGTGACACCAGCGAGCTTTGAGACGCCAGTGGGCCATTCAGGAtctccctcctccactcacGGCAGTAAAGGTTTAGATGGGG AAAGCAAGGATGATGacaaagaagagaaagagcTGCCCTCTCTGGACCGCTTCCTTGCTAAAAATACCAGTGAGGATAATGCATCATTTGAGCAGATAATGGATCTGGCAGAAGACAAGGAGAAGCTGAGGCATGCCTGGTTATACGAGGCTGAGACTGAGTACAAAGAG CGTCATGAAAAAAACCTTGCCTTACCACCAGCAGAGAAAGCAGCGCTTGAATGTACAAAAGCCGGACTTGAGACATGGGAGTACAAAGCGAAGAATGCCTTGATGTATTATCCAGAGG gtgTTAAAGACGATGATGCTCTGTTTAAGAAGCCACGGGAAGTAGTTCACAAGAACACACGGTTTGCTGGAGACCCATTCAGCAAAGCTCTCAACAAAAGCCAGATTCAGCAGGCTGCAGCCCTCAATGCACAG TTCAAACAGGGTAAAGTTGGCCCTGATGGGAAAGAGCTCATCCCACATGAATCCCCAACAGTGAATGGATATGGTTTTGAAAGTATGCCATCCCCTGCACCTG GCGTGGCTGAGTCGCCTCTCATGACCTGGGGTGAGATTGAGAGCACTCCATTTCGTCTGGATGGATCAGACACTCCTTACGTTGAGAGGAATCATGGTCCATCATTTAAG ATTCCAGAGCCAGGAAGACGAGAGAGACTTGGTTTAAAGATGGCCAATGAAGCTGCCGCTAAAAACCGTGCGAAGAAACAGGAGGCATTACGAAAAGTCACAGAGAACCTTGCAAG TCTTACGCCTAAAGGTCTGAGCCCAGCCCTCACCCCCGCCCTGCAGAGGCTCGTAAATCGGACATCTAGCAAATACACGGACAAAGCACTACGAGCGAGTTACACCCCATCGCCCTCGCACAGAGTCACTGGATGCAAGAGTCCCTTCGGTGGCCCGTCCACTCCCTCAGGAACGCCAACACCAAACAAAGCCAAGACGCCGAGCTCTCAGGACCTTACGTCACTCACAGACAATCTGCTGCAACTTCCCAAGAGACGGAAAGCCTCAGACTTTTTCTAA